A segment of the Candidatus Methylomirabilota bacterium genome:
CACGTTCCGGGTGGAGCGGTCGACCGCGGCCCACCTCGTGTACCGGGTCACGCCCGCGGCGCCGCCCGGCGTCGACACGCTCGAGGCGACCGCCGAGCTGGCTCCGCCGGACCCGGAGGGGCGGTGGCAGGCGTGCCTGACGCTATGGAATCCCGGCCCCGGGTTCGTCGCGCTCTACCCGCTCCACACGCTGCGTCTCAGCGTCGAGAGCGACCCGACTGGCGCCACGGAGACCGCCGGACGCCGGCTCCCCCTCGACCTCGCCCCCGGCGCCCCCCACACCGAGTGCGTCGGCCTCCCGGTGCGCCCTTCGGGGTTCCACGTCCGGGGCGAGGTGGACGGAGCCGGCCATCGTCACCGGTTCGCGGTGACCGACGGCAGCCCGCCCGCGCCCCTCACGCCGGAGCCGGGTCGATGAGGCGGAAGACGGGGAACGGGCCGCTCGACGTGCTTCACGGACCGTTCACCGAGCACTCCGAGCGCGACGAGGAGCCCCGGCCGCTCGGGTGAGAGCATCGCCAGCGATCCGCTCATCGCCGTCGAGTCGAGCGGTCGCGTGATCGGGCGCGAGCTCATCAGCGCCCCGGCTGGCCCGCTGCGAAATAGGGATCCCCGAGGCGCGCCACGAAGGCCCGCACGTCGGCCTGCGCCTCGGGGTCCTGCGCGGCGAGACGCAGCGCGATGCGGACACACTGCGCGACGACCTCCCGATCGCCCAGCGCCGCGAAGGCCTCGGCCACGCGGAGCACGCCCTCGAGCGAATCCTGCTGTCGCGCGCGGAAGAGAGCGGACACGTAGAGGTTGCGGGCCTTGGCGTTGGCGGACTGGCGCAGGCGCGATGCCTCTCCGATCCGCACCGCGGCATCGCCGACCTCGACCATCCCCTCCCAGCGCCAGCTGCCGAGCGCCGCCAGGTAGGCTGCATGCCATGCCCGCTCGGCGGCGCCGATGTCGCGGGCGGCGAGCGCCGAATCCACCGTGCGGACGTGGGCCGCCCAGGGACTCTCGCGGGTCAGCCTGGCGCTGTCGGCCTGGGTCGGCCCCGCCACCGTGAGCGCCACCACGACCAGCGTGGCCACGAGCGCCTCGGAGCACCGTCGATCGATCCATGTCGGACTCATGACTCCCTCCCCGGCTGGACCGGCCCGCTTCGGACCTGTCCGGCTTCTCACTGAGCGGCAAGAGAGACGCAACGGCAGTGCCATCGCCGAGGCGCGCAAAAATCGCCACTTGGGCGTGACGCCGGAGCATTCGGCAGTCCGAGGTGCCCGAATTTCGGCGATTGTGCCGAACGGGGGAGCAACGAGGCGCAATGGAGAAGGGCAACAAGTACGGGGGAACAACCTCTGGCGGAGAGGAGTAAGATTGACCCGCCATGGACCCCCTCGCGGAGCTGATTGGGGAAAGCCCGGAGATGATCGCGATCCGGGAGACGATCGGACGGTTGCTCCAGCGCCAGTCCGACGCCCGCCGGCTGCCTCCGATCCTGATCCAGGGGGAGACGGGGACGGGCAAGGGGTTGGTGGCGCGGGCGCTGCACCAGGCAGGCCCGCGGGCGTCGGCCCCGTTCGTGGACGTCAACTGCGCGGCGATCCCGGAGACGCTGCTCGAGTCGGAGATGTTCGGGTTCGAGCGAGGAGCATTCACCGACGCGCGGCAGGCCAAGCGGGGCCTCTTTCAGGCGGCGCATCGCGGAACACTGTTCCTGGACGAGGTGGGGCTGCTGCCCGAGGGACTGCAGGCCAAGCTGTTGAAGGTGATCGAGGAGCGCGCGGTACGGCGGCTGGGGAGCACGCGGAGCGAGCCGGTGGACGTGTGGGTGCTGACGGCGACGAGCGAGAACCTGCTGACGGCGACGCGGGAGCGACGCTTCCGGGAGGACCTCTATCACCGGCTGGCGGTGCTGACGCTCTGGCTGCCGCCGCTGCGGGACCGGGGCGGGGACGTCGGAGTGCTGGCCGAGCATTTTCTGGCGCGGGCGTGTGCCGACTACGGGCTGCCGGTGAAGCGGCTGACGGGGGCGGCGCGGGGGGCGCTGGCGGCCTACCGGTGGCCGGGGAATGTGCGGGAGCTGATCAACGCCATGGAGCGGGTGGCATTGCTGTCGGAGGGCGAGGAGGTGACGCCCGAAGGGCTGGGGCTGCCGGTGGGAGCGCCGGCGGCGCCGGACATGGCGGCCCCGCCGGCCGAGCGGACCGCGTCGCTGGACGACACGGTGGGAGAGGTGGAGCGGGCGCATCTGCTGAAGGCGCTGGAGGCGACGCACTGGAACATTTCCCGGGCGGCGGCGCGGCTGGGGCTGCCGCGGAACACGCTGCGCTACCGGATCGAGAAGTACGGGCTGGGGCGGGGGACCGCGGCGCCGCACCGCCGGGAGCGAGCCGAGCCCGCCGCGGCGCCGGCGACGCCGCCGCGGGCCACCGTGCCGATGGAGCCGCCCGCGCCGACGGTGGTGCGGTGGGAGCGCCGCCGCCTCGCGCTCCTCCGCGTCAGCGTGGTCATGCCGGGGCCGGCGGATCCCGCCACGGACCTCAGCCGAGTCCCGGCGCTCCTGGTCGAGAAGGTGCAGAGCTTCGGGGGGCGGATCCAGGAGCTCAGTCCCGCCGGCATCGTGGCCGCCTTCGGGCTGGAGCCGGTGGAGGACGCCCCGGCGCGCGCCGCGCTCGCCGCGATCGCGATCCAGAAGGCCGCGGAGCGTGTCGCGGGCGGCGGCGGCGGACTCGGGGTCAAGATGGCGATCCACGTGGGACAGTTCATGCTGGGGCGCCTGGGCGACGCCACGATGATCGACCACGACGCCAAGCGCGAGGCCTGGGCGATCCTGGAAGAGCTGGTCCGGGACACCGAGCTGGACACGACCCTGGTCAGCAGGACCGCGGCGGCCTTCCTCGACCGTCGCTTCGAGCTGGCCCGCGCGGGCCCCGTTGCGCCGACCCGGGAGGCGTCCCGGCTGGTGGGCCTCGAGCGCACCGGGCTCAGGCCAGGGGGGCAGATGGCCCGCTTCGTCGGACGGCAGCACGACCTGGAGCTCCTGAAAAACCGCCTCGAGTCCGCGATGCGGGGACAGGGCCAGGTCGTCGGGATCGTCGGGGAGCCGGGCATCGGCAAATCCCGGCTGCTCTTCGAGTCGCGACAGGCCCTGGCCGGCCACGAGGTGACGTACCTGGAAGGCCGTTGCGTCGCCTACGGGAGCACGATCCCGTATCTTCCGGTGCTCGACATCCTTCGCGCGAGCTGCGGCCTCGCCGAGACCGATCCGCCCGAGGTCATGAGCGCGCGGATCCACGGAAGCCTCGACGCGCTGGGGATCGATCCGGCCGAGGCCGCGCCGTATCTCCTGGACCTCCTGGGTCTGAAACGGGAGACGCACCGGCTGGCCACGCTGAGCCCCGAGGCCGTCAAGGCGCGTACGTTCGACATCCTCCGGCAGGTGAGTCTCCGGCGCAGCCGGAATGCCCCGCTCATCATCGTCATGGAGGATCTGCACTGGGTCGACCAGACGTCCGAGGAGCTCCTGGCGTCCCTCGTCGAGATGGTGCCGGGCAGCCGGATCCTGCTGGTCACGACGTACCGGCCCGGCTATCGGCCGCCCTGGATCGAGAAGTCGTACGCGACCCAGATGGCCTTGCAGCCGCTCGCGGCCGAGGAGAGCCTGAGCGTGGTCCGGTCGGTCCTCGGAGTGGACGAGGTGCCCGACTCGGTCGGGCGGCTGATCCTGGCCAAGGCCGAGGGGAACCCCTTCTTCCTGGAGGAGCTGGCCCGGGCCGTCCGGGAGCAGGGGGGATTCGCCGTCGACTCGAGCGTCCCGGACACCATCGAAGAGGTCATCCTGGCCCGGATCGATCGCCTCAGCCTGGAAGACAAGGGTCTTCTCCAGGAAGCCTCCGTTATCGGCAAGGACGTGCCCGTTTCCCTGGTCGAGGCGATCGCCACGCTGCCCGCCGACGCGCTCGGACAGGGGCTCCGGCGCCTCAGGGCGGCGGAGTTCCTGGTCGAGACGAGTCCCGGACCCGAGGTCGAGTACACCTTCAAGCACGCGCTGACCCACGAGGTCGCCTACGGCAGCCTCCTCCCCGGCCCGCGGCGCGACCTTCACGGGCGGATCGTGGAGACCATCGAGCGGCTCCACGCCGGCCGGCTGTCGGAGCACATCGAGCGGCTCGCCCACCACGCGCTCCGGGCCGAGGCGTGGGACAAGGCCGTGGTCTACTTGCGCCAGGCCGGCGCCAAGGCCGTCGCCCGCTCGGCCCACCGCGAGGCGGCGGTCTACTTCGAGCAGGCGCTGGAGTCGCTGAAGCGACTGCCCGCCGGCCAGCCGGCGACCGAGCAGGCCATCGATCTTCGGCTCGACCTCCGCACGGCCTTGCTGCCGCTCGGCGAATTCGGGCGGATCTACGACGCCCTGCGGGAGGCGGAGGGTCTCGCCACCACGCTTGGCGATCGTCCCCGCCTG
Coding sequences within it:
- a CDS encoding sigma 54-interacting transcriptional regulator gives rise to the protein MDPLAELIGESPEMIAIRETIGRLLQRQSDARRLPPILIQGETGTGKGLVARALHQAGPRASAPFVDVNCAAIPETLLESEMFGFERGAFTDARQAKRGLFQAAHRGTLFLDEVGLLPEGLQAKLLKVIEERAVRRLGSTRSEPVDVWVLTATSENLLTATRERRFREDLYHRLAVLTLWLPPLRDRGGDVGVLAEHFLARACADYGLPVKRLTGAARGALAAYRWPGNVRELINAMERVALLSEGEEVTPEGLGLPVGAPAAPDMAAPPAERTASLDDTVGEVERAHLLKALEATHWNISRAAARLGLPRNTLRYRIEKYGLGRGTAAPHRRERAEPAAAPATPPRATVPMEPPAPTVVRWERRRLALLRVSVVMPGPADPATDLSRVPALLVEKVQSFGGRIQELSPAGIVAAFGLEPVEDAPARAALAAIAIQKAAERVAGGGGGLGVKMAIHVGQFMLGRLGDATMIDHDAKREAWAILEELVRDTELDTTLVSRTAAAFLDRRFELARAGPVAPTREASRLVGLERTGLRPGGQMARFVGRQHDLELLKNRLESAMRGQGQVVGIVGEPGIGKSRLLFESRQALAGHEVTYLEGRCVAYGSTIPYLPVLDILRASCGLAETDPPEVMSARIHGSLDALGIDPAEAAPYLLDLLGLKRETHRLATLSPEAVKARTFDILRQVSLRRSRNAPLIIVMEDLHWVDQTSEELLASLVEMVPGSRILLVTTYRPGYRPPWIEKSYATQMALQPLAAEESLSVVRSVLGVDEVPDSVGRLILAKAEGNPFFLEELARAVREQGGFAVDSSVPDTIEEVILARIDRLSLEDKGLLQEASVIGKDVPVSLVEAIATLPADALGQGLRRLRAAEFLVETSPGPEVEYTFKHALTHEVAYGSLLPGPRRDLHGRIVETIERLHAGRLSEHIERLAHHALRAEAWDKAVVYLRQAGAKAVARSAHREAAVYFEQALESLKRLPAGQPATEQAIDLRLDLRTALLPLGEFGRIYDALREAEGLATTLGDRPRLGRIEAYLSDCFRLMGDQSRAIEAGQRALTLARELEDFPLQVVTHTYLGLIYHGRGDYRRAIDFLRWNVEALAGDLSRVSFDMAQLPSVHSRTWLVWCLAELGEFEEGRVRGEEGAHIAESVDHPMSLTVAYTGIGRLYLHQGDLARATPVLERALELSHRWGITVWRPNIVSALGHAYALQGRLVEALPLLEQGVEAAATGQFMVGQSLRVGWLSEGYRATGREAEALGLARTALELARGHQERGHEAWALRLIADLTSTGEPLDAGQAEAGYRQALGLAEELGMRPLQAHCHLGLSRLYRRTADPPRSATHRASATALFHQMDMRWWLERAAGEPND